In Flammeovirgaceae bacterium 311, one DNA window encodes the following:
- a CDS encoding TonB-dependent receptor plug (COG1629 Outer membrane receptor proteins, mostly Fe transport), whose translation MQIMKIKIYSGLFVILLSLLPFYASNAQVTQTIQGQLLQESTGRPVSGAVVVVENVNQRYHTVSDSAGRYRLEEVQPGHYRFSVQHINYTPYLEPELLVEASKSIYRRVMLQETVRALDEVEIAVTLPPAPLNRREFTMAQTQRYPATFFDPARLVLSQPGVTQSNDQANHVIVHGLSPVGIQWRLEGLPILNPNHLGNAGTQRDRASASGGGVNMLSGQLMANSSFRTGALPSRFGNAVTGVFDINLRPGNIEEREHTLQASLLGIDLATEGPISKGSSSYLVNYRYSTVGLLGHMGVDFGGEQIQFQDLSANLHFNKTPIGQLNLFLLGGTNSNRRSPLEDEALWTEDKDRQQIDYTARLGAVGLTQTASLGNFRWLNGIAYSAMENKREEFWFGPRQPGYLPASVQLYDKHESEQLSAYTRLLHVFNSRFNSEVGVQLIHRKSHVFAYPIMYELSRKNDLKYLLTQPYVQAEYAILPELSLQAGVRYSYLNLYDNSQLEPYGMLKWVPSQQQTFQLSYGQQSQIRSDHSLVFEKYLVHEISSLINSRYMGLGWGYRLKPHTTITTEVFYQQLSNLAAHNNDVSWNYLSEPYLPISGEGSAKTYGIDLSLKRDFYSNWYYLVSTSLFDASYKGTDGVERPTPFNSKWSVSLTGGKEWTKAKTVGERTWGAHLRIHSRGGYFYTPVDLERSLDQQSEYLDDDNPFSEQLPAYYTVDVRLSHTRQKQGYTRIWSLDIQNITNNRNLGWYYFDYLQQGINAGEQLGIIPVLAYRIQF comes from the coding sequence ATGCAAATCATGAAAATAAAAATTTACTCCGGACTTTTTGTTATACTACTAAGCCTGCTACCTTTTTACGCTTCCAATGCGCAGGTAACCCAGACAATACAGGGACAACTTTTGCAGGAAAGTACTGGCAGGCCGGTAAGCGGTGCTGTGGTGGTTGTCGAAAATGTAAACCAGCGCTACCATACTGTATCTGACTCTGCTGGCAGGTACAGATTAGAGGAGGTACAGCCAGGCCATTACCGGTTTAGTGTACAACACATAAATTATACGCCTTACCTGGAGCCTGAATTACTGGTAGAAGCCAGTAAAAGCATTTACCGCAGGGTAATGCTCCAGGAAACGGTTCGCGCACTGGATGAGGTGGAAATTGCTGTTACCCTGCCTCCTGCCCCATTGAACAGGCGTGAATTCACCATGGCACAGACACAGCGTTATCCTGCAACATTTTTTGATCCTGCACGACTGGTACTAAGCCAGCCGGGTGTCACACAATCGAATGACCAGGCAAACCATGTAATTGTGCATGGATTGTCTCCTGTTGGTATACAGTGGAGACTGGAAGGGCTACCCATCCTGAACCCTAACCATCTTGGAAATGCCGGCACCCAGCGCGACAGAGCCTCTGCCAGTGGTGGTGGTGTTAACATGCTAAGCGGACAGCTGATGGCAAATTCTTCTTTCCGTACAGGTGCACTACCCTCCCGCTTTGGCAATGCCGTTACCGGTGTTTTCGATATTAACCTCAGGCCCGGTAACATAGAAGAACGTGAGCATACGCTGCAGGCCAGCCTGCTGGGTATTGATCTGGCTACCGAAGGTCCTATCAGCAAGGGCAGCAGCTCCTATCTGGTAAACTACCGCTATTCTACCGTAGGGCTTTTGGGTCATATGGGGGTTGATTTTGGTGGAGAGCAGATACAGTTTCAGGACCTTTCTGCAAACCTGCATTTTAATAAGACCCCTATCGGACAACTTAATCTTTTCCTTTTAGGCGGCACCAACAGCAACCGGCGTTCCCCGCTCGAGGACGAAGCCCTTTGGACTGAAGATAAAGATCGTCAGCAAATAGATTATACTGCCCGCCTTGGTGCTGTTGGACTAACGCAAACAGCCTCTCTGGGTAATTTCAGGTGGCTGAATGGTATTGCTTATAGTGCCATGGAAAATAAACGCGAAGAATTCTGGTTCGGCCCACGGCAACCCGGATATCTTCCTGCCTCTGTTCAACTCTATGATAAGCATGAATCTGAGCAACTAAGTGCATACACCCGGCTGCTGCACGTATTCAACAGCCGCTTTAACAGTGAGGTGGGGGTTCAGCTAATACACCGCAAAAGCCATGTGTTTGCTTATCCTATTATGTATGAACTTTCCAGGAAAAATGATTTAAAATACCTGCTGACTCAGCCCTATGTACAGGCTGAATATGCCATTTTACCTGAACTTTCACTACAGGCAGGAGTACGCTACAGCTATCTTAACTTATATGATAACTCGCAACTGGAGCCTTATGGCATGTTGAAATGGGTACCCAGCCAGCAACAAACCTTCCAGCTTAGCTATGGACAGCAGAGCCAAATCAGAAGTGATCATTCCTTGGTATTCGAAAAGTATCTTGTGCATGAAATCAGTAGTTTAATTAACAGCCGCTATATGGGACTCGGCTGGGGTTACCGCCTGAAACCTCATACCACCATCACCACAGAAGTATTTTATCAGCAGCTAAGTAATTTAGCGGCACATAATAATGATGTCTCCTGGAACTACCTTTCTGAACCATACTTACCAATTTCTGGAGAAGGATCTGCAAAAACCTATGGAATTGACTTATCACTGAAACGTGATTTTTACAGTAACTGGTATTACCTGGTGAGCACATCGCTGTTTGATGCCAGCTACAAAGGCACCGATGGCGTTGAACGCCCAACTCCCTTCAACAGCAAGTGGTCTGTTAGTTTAACGGGTGGTAAGGAATGGACCAAGGCTAAAACTGTGGGTGAAAGAACATGGGGTGCTCACCTTCGCATTCACAGCAGGGGTGGCTATTTTTATACTCCTGTTGATTTGGAAAGAAGCCTGGACCAGCAAAGCGAATACTTAGATGATGATAATCCCTTCAGTGAGCAGCTGCCAGCCTATTACACGGTAGATGTACGGCTAAGCCACACCAGGCAGAAACAGGGATACACCCGGATCTGGTCGCTTGATATTCAAAATATCACCAATAACCGCAACCTGGGCTGGTATTATTTTGATTATCTTCAGCAGGGGATCAATGCCGGAGAGCAGTTAGGCATAATACCCGTACTGGCCTACCGAATACAGTTCTAG
- a CDS encoding DNA glycosylase (COG3663 G:T/U mismatch-specific DNA glycosylase): MLNQYHNSITKKRQHLKAPKPTPAALQAAENSKLPDLISPGLQVLFCGINPSLYSAATGFHFARPGNRFWPALYGAGFTPQLLKPQEQHRLLDNGYGITNVADRPTTAAAELSKAEISAGADQLTQKVLRYKPQVLAVLGITVYRTAFGMAEAKVGLQDKHIGETRLWILPNPSGLNAHYTPGRLKELFRELRLYAEAVSNS, encoded by the coding sequence ATGTTAAATCAGTATCACAACTCTATCACTAAAAAAAGACAACATCTGAAAGCGCCTAAACCAACACCGGCAGCATTACAGGCCGCTGAGAACAGCAAGCTTCCCGACTTGATCTCACCTGGGCTGCAAGTGCTTTTCTGTGGTATTAACCCAAGCCTGTATAGTGCGGCAACAGGATTTCATTTTGCCAGGCCGGGTAACCGGTTCTGGCCAGCCTTATATGGAGCAGGTTTTACTCCCCAATTGCTGAAACCACAGGAACAGCATAGGCTGCTCGATAACGGCTATGGTATTACCAATGTTGCAGACAGGCCCACAACTGCTGCAGCAGAATTAAGTAAGGCAGAAATTAGTGCAGGAGCTGATCAGCTGACGCAAAAAGTACTGCGCTACAAGCCACAGGTGCTGGCAGTTTTAGGAATCACTGTTTACAGAACTGCATTTGGCATGGCAGAGGCGAAGGTGGGGCTACAGGACAAACACATAGGAGAGACCCGCTTATGGATTCTGCCAAACCCCAGTGGTCTGAACGCTCACTACACTCCCGGCAGGCTGAAAGAGCTTTTCCGGGAATTAAGGCTGTATGCTGAGGCAGTATCCAACTCATAA